In Salisediminibacterium beveridgei, one DNA window encodes the following:
- a CDS encoding ABC-F family ATP-binding cassette domain-containing protein, giving the protein MLNVNGVSLRFGDQKLFEDVTIKFTPGNCYGLIGANGAGKSTFLKILSGDLDAQAGNVSLPPDHRMAVLRQDHYAYDSENVLDVVVMGHERLYKVRQEKDAIYMKPDFSDEDGMKAAELEGEFAEMNGYEAESDAALLLKGLGIHASAHDKTLSELPESDKVKILLAQALFGNPDVLLLDEPTNGLDMEAIHWLEEFLIQFKNTVIVVSHDRHFLNHVCTHIADLDYGKIQLYVGNYDFWYESSQLALRMAQDQNKKKEEKIEELKQFIARFSANASKSKQATSRKKLLDKIELDDIQPSSRKYPYIAFKPEREIGNDLLTVEGVSKTINGVKVLDNVSFILDRDDKVALTGSNEMAKSALMQILMGEIEPDEGSYKWGITTSQAYFPRDNSPYFEGQDMPLVEWLRQYSPEDQTETFIRGFLGRMLFSGEEAKKSASVLSGGEKVRCMLSKMMLSGANVLLLDEPTNHLDLESITALNNGLISFKGAMIFTTHDLQMNQTLATRIIDIKDDGSIVNKKITYEEFMKEAVK; this is encoded by the coding sequence ATGTTAAACGTAAATGGAGTAAGTCTTCGCTTTGGCGATCAGAAGTTATTTGAAGATGTCACAATTAAATTCACACCGGGCAATTGTTACGGTTTAATCGGGGCAAATGGTGCAGGAAAATCAACTTTTCTGAAAATACTTTCAGGAGACCTCGATGCTCAAGCGGGGAATGTTTCACTTCCGCCAGACCATCGAATGGCTGTACTTCGTCAAGATCACTATGCATATGATTCTGAAAATGTCCTCGATGTTGTTGTTATGGGACATGAAAGACTTTACAAGGTCCGTCAGGAAAAAGATGCTATTTATATGAAACCGGATTTTTCTGATGAAGATGGCATGAAAGCTGCTGAACTCGAAGGTGAATTTGCTGAAATGAATGGTTATGAGGCTGAATCAGATGCCGCTTTGCTTCTGAAAGGATTGGGTATTCACGCTTCGGCGCATGACAAGACGCTTTCAGAACTTCCAGAATCAGATAAAGTAAAGATTCTTCTTGCACAAGCACTGTTTGGCAATCCCGATGTACTGCTTCTTGATGAGCCGACAAATGGTCTGGATATGGAAGCGATCCACTGGCTTGAAGAATTTCTGATTCAATTTAAGAATACAGTCATTGTCGTATCCCATGACCGCCACTTTTTGAATCATGTCTGCACGCACATTGCAGATTTAGATTATGGGAAAATTCAACTGTATGTCGGGAACTATGATTTCTGGTATGAATCAAGTCAACTTGCACTTCGTATGGCGCAGGATCAAAACAAGAAAAAAGAAGAGAAAATCGAGGAACTGAAACAATTTATTGCAAGATTCAGTGCGAATGCCTCCAAATCAAAACAGGCCACTTCCCGGAAGAAATTACTGGATAAGATTGAATTGGATGATATCCAGCCTTCTTCAAGAAAATATCCTTACATTGCCTTCAAACCAGAACGAGAGATCGGAAACGATCTTTTGACAGTTGAAGGAGTAAGTAAGACAATCAATGGTGTGAAAGTGTTGGATAATGTCAGCTTTATTCTTGATCGAGACGATAAAGTTGCCTTGACTGGTTCCAACGAAATGGCCAAGTCTGCTTTGATGCAAATTCTAATGGGTGAAATCGAACCTGACGAAGGCTCTTATAAATGGGGAATCACAACCTCACAGGCTTATTTCCCAAGAGATAACAGTCCTTATTTTGAAGGCCAGGATATGCCTTTAGTTGAATGGCTCAGACAATATTCACCGGAGGACCAAACTGAAACATTTATCAGAGGTTTCTTAGGAAGAATGCTCTTTTCAGGTGAAGAAGCGAAAAAAAGTGCTTCTGTCTTATCCGGAGGAGAAAAAGTACGTTGTATGTTATCAAAGATGATGTTAAGCGGCGCAAATGTCCTTCTACTCGATGAGCCTACAAACCATTTGGATCTCGAGAGTATCACCGCATTGAATAATGGCCTCATCAGTTTTAAGGGTGCAATGATTTTCACAACGCATGATTTACAAATGAATCAGACCCTCGCTACACGGATTATTGATATAAAAGATGACGGTTCCATTGTAAACAAGAAAATAACCTATGAAGAGTTTATGAAGGAAGCAGTAAAGTAA
- a CDS encoding DUF952 domain-containing protein: MIYYFITKEELAFALEEEEYFPDYFDDTGYISCVSEKTVPAMIAELNTDQEYVILKFDDQLLESAVIYEDIEDTGIMQPHVYGFLNMDALIEAEEVERTKIKIPT, from the coding sequence ATGATCTACTATTTCATAACAAAAGAAGAACTGGCATTTGCCCTCGAGGAAGAGGAGTACTTCCCTGATTATTTTGATGACACAGGTTATATATCCTGCGTTTCTGAGAAAACAGTTCCCGCAATGATAGCAGAATTGAATACTGATCAGGAATACGTGATTCTCAAATTTGATGATCAGCTCCTCGAAAGTGCTGTAATCTATGAAGATATCGAGGATACAGGAATTATGCAGCCTCATGTATATGGATTTCTTAATATGGACGCGCTGATTGAAGCGGAAGAAGTCGAGCGAACGAAAATTAAAATACCTACCTGA